Proteins encoded within one genomic window of uncultured Flavobacterium sp.:
- a CDS encoding metallophosphoesterase, which translates to MSFKNIFCSLILLVLISCKTEQHFNEKKTQIAFIADVHLQDIFAKFEDNNYQGIQNPVTGEYANIRTMNAQLHSTRIFNENYFAFLEALNDIVKRGIKQVVLPGDFSDDGQPVHVRGLRKILNEYSKKHQILFFVTTGNHDVVRPFSQDAIKTDFLGKDGKEQIISSSANSFNKSKSELEPVITADIKNWGYKETIHEMRDFGFFPKKTDLYWETPFSNYTYEHYNFEEAQKESVLEKRTYAIKNTNLYLPDASYLVEPSKGIWLLAIDANAYVPNEKLSGKPDDPHDFSGANTGYNNVLIYKSHLINWVKKVSAEAKQKGKILIAFSHYPMVEFNDDASPELKQLFGADKMQLQRVPDEEVAQQFADAGIQIHFGGHMHINDTGVRTSAKGNTLFNIQTPSLAAYMPAYKILTIHSASELEVETVVVSKVNKFNSLFPFYEEEYAHLQNSKSDHIWNKEILKAKDYKEFTTWHLKELVRLRFLPEDFPAEFLKSIVHLSGKDLLLMNKNVSEVDKELQSNFLTISDFESWTGFDMIFDFYRLKNADELAIPEIGNKRLKQYELVCRQLKKSNDSKLILWAEIFLKTMNGEPSDHFKIDLINNKIDNLSVK; encoded by the coding sequence ATGTCATTCAAAAATATCTTTTGTTCATTGATTCTTTTAGTTCTGATTTCCTGCAAAACAGAACAACATTTCAATGAGAAAAAGACCCAAATCGCTTTTATAGCCGATGTCCATTTACAAGATATTTTTGCAAAATTTGAAGACAACAATTATCAGGGAATCCAAAATCCGGTTACGGGCGAATATGCGAATATAAGAACGATGAATGCTCAATTGCATTCGACCAGAATTTTCAATGAAAATTATTTTGCCTTTTTAGAAGCCTTAAACGATATTGTCAAAAGAGGAATCAAACAAGTTGTACTTCCGGGTGATTTCAGCGACGACGGACAACCCGTTCACGTACGCGGATTGAGAAAAATACTCAACGAATATTCAAAAAAACACCAAATTTTATTTTTTGTAACGACAGGAAATCATGACGTTGTAAGACCATTTTCGCAAGATGCCATTAAAACTGATTTTCTAGGCAAAGACGGAAAAGAGCAAATTATCAGCAGTTCAGCAAATAGTTTCAACAAAAGCAAAAGTGAACTGGAACCAGTCATTACAGCCGATATAAAAAACTGGGGTTATAAGGAAACCATTCACGAAATGAGAGATTTTGGTTTTTTTCCTAAAAAGACCGATTTGTATTGGGAAACACCTTTTTCAAATTACACGTATGAGCATTATAATTTTGAAGAAGCTCAAAAAGAATCTGTTTTAGAAAAAAGAACGTATGCAATTAAAAACACCAATTTGTATCTCCCAGATGCCAGTTATCTTGTCGAACCAAGTAAAGGAATCTGGCTTTTAGCCATAGATGCAAATGCTTATGTTCCGAACGAGAAATTATCAGGAAAACCAGATGATCCGCATGATTTTTCGGGAGCCAATACAGGTTACAATAACGTTCTTATTTATAAAAGTCATCTAATAAACTGGGTTAAAAAAGTTTCCGCGGAAGCGAAACAAAAAGGAAAAATACTAATTGCTTTTAGTCATTATCCGATGGTTGAATTTAATGACGATGCATCACCGGAATTAAAACAGCTTTTTGGTGCTGATAAAATGCAATTGCAAAGAGTTCCTGATGAAGAGGTCGCGCAGCAATTTGCAGATGCAGGAATTCAGATTCATTTTGGCGGACATATGCATATCAACGATACAGGTGTAAGAACTTCCGCAAAAGGAAATACATTGTTTAATATTCAGACGCCTTCGCTTGCGGCTTATATGCCGGCGTATAAAATATTGACCATTCATTCTGCCTCTGAGCTTGAAGTTGAAACAGTTGTAGTTAGCAAAGTCAATAAATTCAATAGTTTATTTCCTTTTTATGAAGAAGAATATGCTCATTTGCAAAATAGTAAAAGCGATCATATTTGGAACAAAGAAATTTTAAAAGCCAAAGATTACAAAGAATTTACCACTTGGCATTTAAAAGAATTAGTTCGTTTAAGATTTCTGCCGGAAGATTTTCCAGCCGAATTTTTAAAATCAATTGTACACCTTTCAGGTAAAGATTTATTGCTAATGAATAAAAATGTTTCGGAAGTCGATAAAGAGCTGCAATCAAATTTTCTAACAATTTCCGATTTCGAATCATGGACGGGTTTTGATATGATTTTCGATTTTTACCGCTTAAAAAATGCTGATGAACTCGCCATTCCTGAAATCGGAAACAAGAGATTAAAACAATATGAATTGGTTTGCAGGCAGTTAAAAAAATCAAATGATTCAAAACTAATTTTATGGGCAGAAATATTTTTGAAGACCATGAATGGCGAGCCTTCCGATCATTTTAAAATTGATTTAATAAATAACAAAATTGATAATTTATCTGTTAAATAA